GCCGGCGAGGTACACCCGCTTTGCGCGAGGAAATTGAAGTTCGAACTTCAGATCCATCGCGGCGGCGGAATAGCCAAACGCCGCGCAAACCAACAGGACGATCCCGATTCGCAAAGTGCGCATGCTCTGGACTCCTACCGAATCGCGCCCGAAACGATTCCCGCGCGCAAACCGGTGATCTCTTTGTCGATGGTGGCGCTATCGGCGCCCAAGTCCTTCAAAACCAATTCGCCCAGCGCGATCGCGGCCTCTGCTTCCTCAAACACCGCCCCCGTCACGCCAGCGACCGCGAGCGCATTTTTCTCGTTCAGATAGCGGGTTCGAACCAGGATGTGCATGTCGGGATTTAACTGTCGCGCCTGCATGACGACCGGCGCCGGGTTTGAATGCGCCGCCATCGTCACGAGCAGGTACTTGGCGTCTCGCACACCCGCCTGCGTCAACACTTCCGCGCTCTGCGCATCGCCGAAGATCGCCAGCCGCCCCGCATGATTCACTTCCCCCACAGTGTCCATGTTCATATCGATGATGACGGTTCGCAGCCCCGCCTGGCGCAACAGCCGATCGACCGTCCTTCCGACATGTCCATACCCAACTACCACCGCGGTTCGCCCGTGCTCCTCGGTCGAGCCGGCCGCAAGTCGTTCCACAGTTTCGGCGTTGTCGGCGTGCACCCGGCGCTCCGCTCTTGCGTTGAGCGCGTTCCACAAGCGCGGCATCGAGCGCAGCCAGTTTTCCGCCGGTTTCACAAGACGGAACAGAAGCGGATTCACCGTGATTGAGAGGATCGCCGCGGCAACGATCACATTCGGCCCTTCGCTCGGCATGAGCGAATGTCCCATCGCGACGTTCGAAAGAATGAACGAGAACTCGCCGATCTGCGCGAGACCCACCGCCACGGTCAACGCCGTCCGCATCGAGTGGCCGAGCACCAGCACGATGATCAGCGCCGCGATCGGCTTCGCGACGAGCACGATCCCGAGCCCCGCGAGCACCATCCCGGGTTGATCGACCAGAATGTGCCAATCAAAGAGCATCCCGACCGACACGAAGAAGAGCACTGCAAAGGCGTCGCGGAGCGGGAGCGCATCGGCCGCCGCCTGATGGCTCACAGGAGACTGCGCCACCATCATGCCGGCCAGGAATGCGCCGAGCGCCATCGAAGCGCCAAACAGGTAATACGCCCCCGCGGCAACCGCAACCGAAAGCACGAGAACTGTCAGCGTGAACAGTTCGCGCGAGCGCAATCTCGCAACCTGCACCAGAATCCACGGCACGACTCTCGCGCCGATCACAAACACGATCGCAACAAAGACGCCGAGTTTCGCGAGCGCCCAGCCGAGCGTCGGCCAGAAACTCACATTCGCCGTCGTCGCTTCCGCCAGCCCGCCGCTATCGGATGAACCCCCCATCACGGGAAGGATGACGAGAAACACGACGGTGAACAGGTCTTCCACGATCAGCCAGCCGACCGCGGCATGCCCCGCCGGGGTCGTCAGCACACCATTATCCGTCAGAACGCGGATCAAAACAACCGTACTCGCGACCGCCATCGCCATTCCCAGCACGGCTCCTGCGCGCAAATCCCATCCCATCGACCAGAAAATGAGCATTCCGAGCAACGTGGCGACGAGACTCTGCCCGAATGCGCCTGGGATCGCGATCCACTTCACCGCGTTCAGATCTTTGAGATGAAAGTGCAGGCCGACACCGAACATGAGCAGGATGACGCCGACCTCCGCGAGCTCCTGCGCGATTTCGACATTCCCGACAAATCCCGGCGTATGCGGGCTGATGATGACGCCGGCGAGCAAATAGCCCACGATCGGCGAGAGCCCGAGACGTTGCGTGACGAGGCCGAGCACCCACGCCACGGCGAATGCCGCGGCGATGGTCCGGATCAGCGGCAGACTGTCAAAGCCGTCCGCTCCACTCGCGCCCCCACCCGCGCCGAGCACCGAAATCGCAAAAAGGTCGCACATCAGCGATTAAAGTATCGCCAATCAGCACAGCGTGCGCGCCCGCACAGAAAAGCGTCTCAAGCCTTCTCGACTTCGCCGATCGCGACATCGAGTACATCGAGCATGAACTGGATGTCGGCATCGGTCAGGCACATCGGGGGTTTGATGCGCAGCACGTTTCCGAAGAAGCCGCCCTTGCCGATGATGAGCCCGAGGTCTTTGCAGCGCTCGAAGACCGCGGCACACTGAGCGCTTGCCGGAGTCTTGGTCGCGCGGTCGGTGACCAGTTCGACGCCGCACATCAGGCCCTTGCCGCGGATGTCGCCGATCATCGGATGCTTCTTCTGAAGTTCGCGCAGCCCGGCGAACAGCTTCGCGCCCTTGTCCTTCGCCTGCTCTTGATAGTTCTCTTCGAGCAGAACATTGAGCGTCGCAAAGCCCTGCGCCATCGAGACGGGATTGCCACCGAAGGTGTTGAAGTGAATGCGGCTGGTCAGGCTCTTGGCGATCGCGGGCGTTGTGACGACCGCGGCGAGCGGGCATCCGTTTCCGATGCCCTTGGCCATGGTCACGATATCCGGGTAGACGCCGCGGCCGCCGACCGTCTGGAAGCCCCAGAAGTTCTCTCCGGTGCGACCGAAGCCTGTTTGCACTTCGTCGGCTACGCAGAGGCCGCCGGCGTCGCGCACGGCCTTGTAGGCCGCACCGAGATAGCCCGGAGGCATCTCGACAACGCCGCCGACGCCCTGCATCGGCTCGGCGATGAATCCGGCGACCTTCCCGCTGGTCGTGTAGCGGATCACGTCCTGAACATCGATTGCGTATTTCTCGCCCGCCTTCGGATCGTCGTATCCGTATTGGCCCCGGAAGCGATCGGGCAGGATCGCGTGATGCACGCCGAAGCCCTGAGGCGTGTTGAATTTCCAGGTGCTGTGCGCCGTCAGACCCATCGGGGCTGCCGAACCGCCGTGATAGCCGTTCCGAAGAGCAATGAAGTCGTAGTTCCCGGTATGCGCCCGCGCCATCAGCATGGCGAGGTCGTTCGCGTCACTGCCCGAGTTCACGAAGTAAACGACGCTCAGCCCCGATTCTTTCGGAAAGGTGGACGCGAGCTTCTTTGCGTATTGACCGATTGTCGGGTGCAGATAGATCGTGGTCGTGTGCTGGAGCAGAGCGTTCTGCGCATTCACCGCCGCCATCACTTTCGGATGACAGTGGCCGATGCTCACGGTCACGATGCCGCCGAAGACATCGAGATAGCGCCGGCCGGTCTCATCGAACAGGTACTGCATGTGCCCCTGCACCATCATCACCGGATTTTTGTAATAGGTGACGAGCGCGGGCGTGCAGAACTCCTTGCGAAGGGCCAGCACTTCTTCTTTGCTGGGGCCCGTGTAGGGCGCGGGCTTGAAATCACAAGGCGGAAGGGTCGGGGCCTTGGACGGCGATGCGGTGGCGGTTGTCATGGTAAATCCCTCTTCTTTGTGCGTGTTTCTCTATGGGAAGGGTAGAACACCGCCGTCGGTCCCCGCTTATCGCAAAGTTGCGGTACCGAGCGCGATGTGCGAGCCGCGTTTCACCCTCCCCCGCATCAGGAAGTAGTAAATTGCCATCGCGAGCGCGAGCCCGATGAACCATGCGTACCCGTAAATCTCATCAAAAAACTGAGGGAACATCGGATGCACGTTCGGATTCGCCGCGGCCTGCGCGTGCGTCCGGTTTGCCGCGGCATTGAGGAATCCGGGAATGTTCGGCAAGACCGCGAGGCCCATCGCGATCACCGCCCGCCAGTTGATTCCGCCGGAGTAGGAGTACTCGCCGCGAGGGTCGTAGAGCGCATCCACGTTCAGCTGCTTCCTGCGGATGATGTAATAGTCGCAGAGCATGATTCCGGCGATAGGCCCCAGCAGCGCGGAGTATCCGATAAGCCAGGTGAAGATGTACGCCGAGAGATTAGTGTAGAGATACCACGGCATGATGAGCACGCCGATGACCGCCGTGATGATCCCGCCGATTCGGAACGAAATCACACGTGGGTTGAGATTCGAAAAATCATTGGCGGGGCTGACGACATTCGCCGCAATGTTGGTCGAGAGCGTCGCGATCGTGATCGCGATCAGCGAAATCACGATCACAGGAATTGAGCCGAGCTTGGAAACGAGCGTTACCGGATCCCAGATCGTCTGCTTGAAGATGATCGTCGTGGCGCTGGTCACGACGATTCCAATGAAACAAAAGAGCGTCATCGTCGTCGGCAGTCCGATCGCCTGCCCCCACACCTGTGATTTCTGGTCGCGAGCAAATCGCGTGAAGTCGGGGATATTCAGAGAAAGCGTCGCCCAGTATCCAACCATCGCCGTCAAGTTCGGGAAGAAAACCAGCCAGAATGCGCGGTTGCTCTGAAACTTCGAACCCTGCGCGAACACATCGGAGACACTTCCGACTTCCGAGGCCCGCCAGAGCGCCCAGCCCATGAGCGCGAGCCCCGCCGCGATCAGAAACGGCGCGGCCCACGATTCGAGCCACTTGATCGAATTCATTCCGTGCCAGACGAAGTGGAGATTGATGAACCAGAACGCGAGAAAGCACGCGGCCTGCCAAGGCGTGAGGCCGATCGCCATGATCCGCGTTTTTTCCGCAACCAGATCGATCGCACCGAGTGAAGCGAGTATCTGGTAAATCGCGTCGCCGCCGATCCAAGTCTGAATCCCGAACCAGCCGCAGGCGACCAATGCCCGCGCAATCGCCGGGATATTCGCCCCGGTCGTGCCGAAGCTGGCCCGCATCAGGACCGGAAATGGGATGCCGTACTTCGCGCCCGGATGGCCGTTGAGAATCATCGGAATAAGCACGATCAGGTTGCCGAGCGCGACCGTGATCACCGCCTGCCACCACGCCATCCCTTGCCCGATCATCCCGGCGGCGATCGTGTACGTGGTGATGCACACCGCCATGCCGATCCAGAGAGCCGCGATGTGCCACGTGCTCCAGGTTCGCTGCGCCGGAGTCGTCGGGGCGAGATCGGGATTTGAAAGTGCAGCGAAACCTGATTCGTTCATGAGCAATGGTTCCGGACGCCTGTCCCTCCGAAACAGACGTGCGAACCTTGTG
The DNA window shown above is from Phycisphaeraceae bacterium and carries:
- a CDS encoding NCS1 family nucleobase:cation symporter-1, whose translation is MNESGFAALSNPDLAPTTPAQRTWSTWHIAALWIGMAVCITTYTIAAGMIGQGMAWWQAVITVALGNLIVLIPMILNGHPGAKYGIPFPVLMRASFGTTGANIPAIARALVACGWFGIQTWIGGDAIYQILASLGAIDLVAEKTRIMAIGLTPWQAACFLAFWFINLHFVWHGMNSIKWLESWAAPFLIAAGLALMGWALWRASEVGSVSDVFAQGSKFQSNRAFWLVFFPNLTAMVGYWATLSLNIPDFTRFARDQKSQVWGQAIGLPTTMTLFCFIGIVVTSATTIIFKQTIWDPVTLVSKLGSIPVIVISLIAITIATLSTNIAANVVSPANDFSNLNPRVISFRIGGIITAVIGVLIMPWYLYTNLSAYIFTWLIGYSALLGPIAGIMLCDYYIIRRKQLNVDALYDPRGEYSYSGGINWRAVIAMGLAVLPNIPGFLNAAANRTHAQAAANPNVHPMFPQFFDEIYGYAWFIGLALAMAIYYFLMRGRVKRGSHIALGTATLR
- a CDS encoding aminotransferase class III-fold pyridoxal phosphate-dependent enzyme — its product is MTTATASPSKAPTLPPCDFKPAPYTGPSKEEVLALRKEFCTPALVTYYKNPVMMVQGHMQYLFDETGRRYLDVFGGIVTVSIGHCHPKVMAAVNAQNALLQHTTTIYLHPTIGQYAKKLASTFPKESGLSVVYFVNSGSDANDLAMLMARAHTGNYDFIALRNGYHGGSAAPMGLTAHSTWKFNTPQGFGVHHAILPDRFRGQYGYDDPKAGEKYAIDVQDVIRYTTSGKVAGFIAEPMQGVGGVVEMPPGYLGAAYKAVRDAGGLCVADEVQTGFGRTGENFWGFQTVGGRGVYPDIVTMAKGIGNGCPLAAVVTTPAIAKSLTSRIHFNTFGGNPVSMAQGFATLNVLLEENYQEQAKDKGAKLFAGLRELQKKHPMIGDIRGKGLMCGVELVTDRATKTPASAQCAAVFERCKDLGLIIGKGGFFGNVLRIKPPMCLTDADIQFMLDVLDVAIGEVEKA
- a CDS encoding cation:proton antiporter, which produces MCDLFAISVLGAGGGASGADGFDSLPLIRTIAAAFAVAWVLGLVTQRLGLSPIVGYLLAGVIISPHTPGFVGNVEIAQELAEVGVILLMFGVGLHFHLKDLNAVKWIAIPGAFGQSLVATLLGMLIFWSMGWDLRAGAVLGMAMAVASTVVLIRVLTDNGVLTTPAGHAAVGWLIVEDLFTVVFLVILPVMGGSSDSGGLAEATTANVSFWPTLGWALAKLGVFVAIVFVIGARVVPWILVQVARLRSRELFTLTVLVLSVAVAAGAYYLFGASMALGAFLAGMMVAQSPVSHQAAADALPLRDAFAVLFFVSVGMLFDWHILVDQPGMVLAGLGIVLVAKPIAALIIVLVLGHSMRTALTVAVGLAQIGEFSFILSNVAMGHSLMPSEGPNVIVAAAILSITVNPLLFRLVKPAENWLRSMPRLWNALNARAERRVHADNAETVERLAAGSTEEHGRTAVVVGYGHVGRTVDRLLRQAGLRTVIIDMNMDTVGEVNHAGRLAIFGDAQSAEVLTQAGVRDAKYLLVTMAAHSNPAPVVMQARQLNPDMHILVRTRYLNEKNALAVAGVTGAVFEEAEAAIALGELVLKDLGADSATIDKEITGLRAGIVSGAIR